The genomic interval ATTCTTCAAAAAAATGGGATCAATATACATGAAGTCTATTCTCCATTTCCAATTCATCATTTAAACAAAATACTAAAATTAAAAGAAACACATTTATCTTTTTTATCTTTTATATATGGAGTATTAGGACTTTTTACAGGAATTTTTCTTACTTGGTATACTATGATTTGGGATTGGCCACAAAATATTGGAGGAAAACCTTCTTTTTCTTGGATAAGAAATATTCCTTCTTTTGTTCCTGTTATATTTGAACTATCCATTTTTTTTTCTGCACATTTCATGTGTATTACTTATCTTATTCAATGTAGATTATTTCCAGGATCTATTTCAAAAAATCCAGATCCAAGGACTACTGACGATATGTTTTTAATAGAAATTATTTATCCCAGTCATACAAAAGAAAATACTGAAAAATTAATGAATTTATTAAAAAAAAATGGGGCTATGAAAATTAACATAAAAAAAATTAATAATTAGATAGATAGAAGAAATTATGAAAAAATATTTTTCTGTTATGATCATTCCTTTTTTTTTAATAATCATTCATCTAATGTTGGATTCCTGTTGGTTTGATAAATCTAAGCCCAACAGAGTTTATATGCCAGATATGTATTATTCTGATGCTTATGAACCATATTCAGACCCATATCCTGATTATAAAAAATCTAATAATGAAATTCAAATTCCTTTTTTTTTAGGAGGAAAAGGGTCTTCCCTTTTACCTATAAAGGGAACTGTCCCAAGAAATTCTTATGGATTTCTTCCTTATACTATTCCTAATACAAATGAAGGATACGATCATTCTAAAACAATTGTTACATCTCCTTTCAATTCAGAAAATAAAAAAAAAAGAAATCAAATTCTAGAAGATGGAAAAAATATCTATCAAATAAACTGTTCTATTTGTCATGGAGATAATGGAGATGGACAAGGAACTCTAGTTAAAAATGAAAAAATATTAGGAGTTCCCAGTTATCAGGATAGAGATATAACTATCGGTAGCGTTTATCATGTTGTAACATATGGAAGAAATAATATGAGTTCTTATTCTTCTCAATTAAATGAAATTGATAGATGGAAAGTAGCAGAATATGTAATGTATTTAAAAAAAAATATAAAAAAAATATAAAAAATGTATCAATTTTCTAAAAAATTGAAAATAATAATTTCCATTTTAATGGGATCAGGGTTATTGATTCTTTTTTTTGAAAAAATTTTATTCAAAGAAAATTCAACTTCTATTTGGATGAGTTTATATATAAGTTTTTTTTATTTTACCACTATTTCTCTTGGAGCATTATTTTTTTTATGTGTCCAAAATATATCGAAATCAGGATGGTCGATTATAATTCATCCAGTAATGGAAGGAGTTTCTTCTTTTCTTCCATATGGAGGATTCATGATATTAATTACCTTGTTATTAAATTCAATGGGAAAAATTCATTTATTTCATTGGATAGATCTTTCTTTAATAAATTCTGTTGATAAAATTTTTTTCGGTAAAAAATTATTTCTTAACATTCCTTTTTTTTTAATAAGAAGTATAATTTATATAGCCGGATGGAGTTTTTTTTATTTTAAAATCAAAAAAATATCTCACTTGTTAAATGTAACACGTTCTTTAACGGATTACAAAAAGCTAAATTTCATATCTATTTTTTTTATTATTTTTTTCTCTATAACATCTATACTCATGGGGTGGGATTGGATTATGTCCTTAAATACGCATTGGTTTAGTACTTTATTCAGTTGGTATGTTTTAAGTAATTATATAGTAACAGGAATTGGGATCATTACAATAACATCTATCTATCTCAAAAAAAAAGGCTGTTTGCCTTTGTTCAACGAAAACCATTTACATGACTTAAGTAAGTATCTTTTTTCTTCTAGTTTATTATGGGCGTATTTTTGGTTCTCACAATTTTTATTATATTGGTATGGAAATATTCCGGAAGAAGTTTCTTATTTTATTAAAAGAGAAGAAATGTATAATTCTGTTCATTTTTGGATTCTTATTCCAAATTTTTTAGTTCCTTTTATTTTATTGATAAGTAGTAATAACAAAAAAAATACCAGAATAGTTGTTATAGCGACTTCAATTTTACTGATTGGGCATTATATAGATATATACAATTTGATAGCTCCTGAAGTTATGAAATTACCAAAATTTGGATTGTATGAAACAACAGGTTCCTTGATGTTAGTAGGATCTTTTTTTATCTATATTTTATTCTCAAATCTAAATAAAAAAGAACTAAATTTAGTTGGAAATCCTTTCTTTGAAGAAAGTAAAAATTACAAATATCCTTATATGTAAAAAATTCACATTCAAAGATTAATATTATTTCCTAGAACTAGGAATTGCATCCTTATCTTTTACAAAATTCATTATAGATTTATTAGATCCAAAAAGTGTTAAAATATCTCCTTTTTGTAAAAAAGTATCTCCAGTAACTAATCCAATTACTTTTCTTGTAGAATTTTTTTTAGAAGACATAGGATTTTTAATATCTCTTATAACAGTAATTAAAGAAACGGAATATTTTTGTGTTAAATTTAGGCTTTTTACAGATTTTCCACTAAAAGAACATGGAGAAAAAACTTCAGCAATAGAATGTTTATTATCTACTCTAAAATAATCTAAAGCATAATTAAAAGATATTTGTTTAGTTAATCGAAAAGCCGCATCTTGTTCCGGATGAACTACATTGTTAATTCCCATTGCTTCTAATATTGTATCATGTATTTTGGATAACGAACGACTCACTATTTTAAGATGTTTATACTTTTTCAGTATAGCCGTAGTAACTATTGAAGCTCCTTCATTTTCTCCAATAGCTACAATTCCTAAATCAGCTTGTTGGATAGGTAAAACTTTATAAGCGTATTCATTATTGGCATCCATACATACTACATGAGCTATATGATCTTTTAATAAATCTACTTTTTCCATTTTATTATCTACACCAAAAACTTCATGTCCATTATCCGTCAAATTGAGTGCTAAAGA from Blattabacterium cuenoti carries:
- a CDS encoding DUF3341 domain-containing protein, with product MNKYLLNIHALYDNDDLMINSIKILQKNGINIHEVYSPFPIHHLNKILKLKETHLSFLSFIYGVLGLFTGIFLTWYTMIWDWPQNIGGKPSFSWIRNIPSFVPVIFELSIFFSAHFMCITYLIQCRLFPGSISKNPDPRTTDDMFLIEIIYPSHTKENTEKLMNLLKKNGAMKINIKKINN
- a CDS encoding c-type cytochrome, with translation MKKYFSVMIIPFFLIIIHLMLDSCWFDKSKPNRVYMPDMYYSDAYEPYSDPYPDYKKSNNEIQIPFFLGGKGSSLLPIKGTVPRNSYGFLPYTIPNTNEGYDHSKTIVTSPFNSENKKKRNQILEDGKNIYQINCSICHGDNGDGQGTLVKNEKILGVPSYQDRDITIGSVYHVVTYGRNNMSSYSSQLNEIDRWKVAEYVMYLKKNIKKI
- a CDS encoding potassium channel family protein → MKIIIIGLGNFGRSLALNLTDNGHEVFGVDNKMEKVDLLKDHIAHVVCMDANNEYAYKVLPIQQADLGIVAIGENEGASIVTTAILKKYKHLKIVSRSLSKIHDTILEAMGINNVVHPEQDAAFRLTKQISFNYALDYFRVDNKHSIAEVFSPCSFSGKSVKSLNLTQKYSVSLITVIRDIKNPMSSKKNSTRKVIGLVTGDTFLQKGDILTLFGSNKSIMNFVKDKDAIPSSRK